The nucleotide window tctgcaggcgagccatcaaccttttgccgaacacacaacggaactctcaatgaaagcaccaatttcggtgtcaaaaccggcggatctcgggtaggggatcccgaactgtgcgtctagaccggatggtaacaggaggcaggggacatgatgttttacccaggttcgggccctcttcatggaggtaaaaccctacgtcccgcttgattaatattgatgatatgggtagtacaagagtagatctaccacgagatcatagaggctaaaccctagaagctagtctatggtatgattgttgttgtatatgatctatcgactagcctggcctcggtttatataatgcaccagaggcctaggataacaagagtcatagccgaatatgccggtggggaggagtccttgtcttgatcaccaagtcttgtggaatcttccatgtatgcggcagttgtctgaactggcccatgagtatacggtcatgagggtcctcggcccaatctaacagatcgggagacgacgtggtgagtaccccctagtccaggacaccgtcagtgtGACTCAAAGAATAATGATGATATGTAATAGTTTATAATTGATAACAAGCAAGTAGCATCAAAACATGCAAATAAACATTCCCTCGCTTTCAATGATTCGGTGCTTTCAATCAATGTTCTCACTATCACGCGTTAAGAAAGAATGTCAAATTATATTGGAAACATAGCATTGCTTGGTCTTTACCGTATGATGGCAATCTTATCAAAAACCATCCAAAGCAAACCAAGTTACTTTGACCACGCAATACCAATGCACCACATAACATTCATGCAATGCTTGAGCCCGAGTCTAGCCACGTCACTTTTCAAATGGAATAGCTAATAATAACGAGGGTTTATGAGAATTCAGAAAGGTATAAGAAAGTCTCGAATCAACAAGGCTTGATCATTCGGCAAAGAAAGGCCTTATAATCGATGTCAATTCATGgggtagggattgtcatgcaacaaatgaactatagctataagtgtatgaaagttATCATAATGGACTAGTGGAGTGTGCATCTAACTTTCTTGCCCACAAAGATATAGAGCTTTTGAGGAAGCTCaccattggaatatacaagccaagttctataacctAAAATCAACTAGTATATGAAACATGAAGTACATGAAGACTGTATATGAAATGCAGTAGTGCTACAATCAAGCACTCTATGATATTTGCTAAGGCCAGTTACTACTTTGAATCACAAGTGTATACTAAAAAGGATACTAGTGTTGCTCCCTCTCTCGTTCCTTTTTTTTTGGCACCTTCATGGTGCATCTTTTATTTGATCTCTTACAAGTCAACTGAACAAATGATAAACATTATGTAGAAACTCTAATGAACGCTTCTAACAGTGTATGAGGATGTGCAATGATGTAGCAtaacatatactccctccgtcccaaaataagtgtctcaactttgtactaactttagtacaaagttgtaataaggttgagacacttattttgagacggagggagtatgagaCAATGAATAATGGCGGCCTTGCAACAATAATATGATGTTATCTCTGTATGATATACAAAGCAAAATGATAACGAGGAATAACATATCTAATCATGTAATGATGAATTTTTTTTGCTTTGCAATATATCTAACAATGAAATAGAAATGCCATATGTAAGTATGATGAGTCCTTTGAGAAAGATAAATTATGGGCTGACGCATGGAAAGAGGTAGCCCTCCCATGGTGTTTGGATGTATTAGCGAAGTATGCGCCTATCTCAAAGTGAGAGTGGGCAATGCTAAataccgaagaggctagaaaAAATGAAGGTAAAAGAAGCAACATGGCATCAATCTCAGATTAGTATAAATAACTCTATTGTGTATTACGAATATTAAATAGATGTCTCATTAGTATCGCATCACCAAGAAACTCCTAGGGGATAGTTTGGTAGACATAAGCCTATTGTTCGTCCCGATCTAACCTAGGTGCCAGCTTACTTACAACCACCCCTCAACTTGCACTTCATCCCAGCACTAAAGGTTCTAGCTTTCAGTTTATTAATGAATAATGGCAATGATCCCACATAATCTTACAACAGCTTGtcactactctactcaagcacaTCTACTGACACATTCATCTATTACTCCCATGTTATCTCAAACTATCGTAAGGAATCATATCTTCGAGTTTATAACTAAAGATGGAACAAGGGCATGTGCTCAACGACAGAGAGGAGGATGAGCATGTGGTTTCATTTTGGTCGCAGGTGCGGCCCTGAGTGGAACGTTGGTGGCAGTTCGATGGGCAGAATACCCACGCACATGGACGCCCAATTGGTCTCCCCGCTGACCTCCAAATCTAGGCGGGAAGGCAACCTCTGTTGCTCGCTGCAGCGGCTCAGCGGAGATACCGGGGCTAGCTCGGTGGCCAAATGGGTTGCGAGGGCGTAGGAAGGTCTGTGTGATGAGAGAGGGAGGTGGGGAAATTGAGCTAACATTTGAGTTTGGGTGGGATTTGAGCTGATGTGGCATACTTTTGGGATATGTTCCGGACGTCCCATGATTAGGGAGGCCCGGACGGTCTAGACAAATATGTGATCTGGGTTTTGTGTTGGAATGCGGGTTTTTTCTCCGAACAATATTATGGGCAAATCAAATTTAACGCTTACTGTGTCGGCCTTTTGCAAAGAAGGCGCGAGGGGAGTGCTCATATAGGCCGACCCATTCAAGCTAGAGTACAAACTAAAGGATTCCGGTATTTAGAACCTTCTAGAAAGTTCTATAGTTCTTTTATCAGTTTTGTAACCATCTCGAAAGTTTCAGTCTTTTTTGCTTtatgttgtttttctttttccccaaaaaacaaaaaaatgttcagatttttttaaaaaaagtttgTACTAAAAAGTGATCACATTTCTAAAACAAGGTCAATTATTTTAGAAATGCTTGTATTTAAAAAAGTTCATGTTTTAAAAATTCTTGAATATTTTTTTTAAATGGTTTGGATTTTCTAAGTATTCTTAAATTGAAAAAAAACAAATTTTGAATAAGTAAGTTTTTATTTTCAGTAAAGCCGAACGAAAAAAAGGCTAGAAACAGTACCACACTGAAGAAATCACTCGCTACTGGGTCGCTTGGGTATAACTGCAATGGGCTGGCCCAGTAGCATGGACCATGTGCACATCTGTCCCGGATAGTATCcagtttttttagttttttttttgtGGGAAACTTGAGAGGTTTATTCAGCTAATGTATTCCTTTTGCATCTGCCAAAAGGGTACCGACCAGGAAGCTCGGAGTCTCATTGATCCAACTCTCAAAGACACTTAGCGTGCAATCTAACTTAGCACACAAGTGCGTCGGTACATTGGCCAATCTACAAATGTGTTGAATTACAAATGAATTAAACTGAAGAGATAGCTCTCTAATTTCATCTAAAAGCGGTGCGACGACAGAGCGCGATGACATCCGGATTGTTCGCTTGAAAATATGGTGGGGGGAGGGGAGATGCTCTTACACGTGTATTGTACTACAGTTGTACTATCTTTGTAAACTAAGTGAGTCAAAAAAAAAACTTCTTCACTATAAAGTAGCGATCCAACTTACATTCCACAACTTAGTTCTTCATTGATTAATTTTTCCATGCACAACCGTGATTCATATCCATGCAGCTCATGAAGCACAGTACACAGAGCCGGCCCTGGGTAGGGGCAAGAAGGGCAACGCCCTAGGGCCCAGCCCGATAGGGGCCCCAACCCTGTGCACATATGCTACACAGCCGACAAAATGGGCCTTAAAGCATGTAGCCCAATCAGCTAGGTTACGTTCTGCTAGAAAAAAAAACTACTCCAGCCACCATCCCAGTAGGTTACGTGAATTGTGAAAGACACCATCCCAGTTTCGATTCAATCGATTCATTTCCTAACACTAGCCACCGTCGTTTCTTCTTCCTGTCTCCTCGTTCCCCGTTCCGCTCCTACTCCCGAAGCATGCAGCATGCCTAGCAAATTAATGGATACTGCCGCTAAAGTTGATTTTTTTGATACACTTTCAGTTTCTCCATCTCACTCCCCTATGGATTTGCATATAAGTATTCTCATCTAGCGGACGGCCACAGGCAGAGCGCAACACTTCATAAGCTCATTCACTTTGCAAGTTGCAACATGACAATTTCTTGGGTCAAAGGCCTACAAAGATCTTGTGATTGCATAGTCCTTTTCCGCTTGATCTTTGTACTGTTTTTCTTTGTTTTCTAGCGATTCCCAGACTGATCTTCTATTTATGTACATGTTGCTCATTTGAGGATATGTGGACCCTAGGAAGATCCGATATGCTTGGGATTGGGTAGCTGGATTTCTTCTATTTTTCCACTGACAAATTCAGGTATTTCCACTCCTTTCTTATAAAATGTTGGCTAAAAACATGATTTtgagaaagaagaaagaaaatgatAGCAGATAAGTTAGATCCGGTATATATATTTTTAGTAATAATAAAAAAGGAGTTCTTTAGGGCATAAAAACGTTATGCTTTGTATCTTTTTTTTTGCGCGATTGTGCTTTATATCGATGTAACTTATATTTTTCACTACATTAGGCCCACTTTTTAAGTTCGCCCCGGGCCTCTGAAAAGTCAGGACCGGCCCTGACAGTACATAGTACACACCAAAGCAAGCACGAAACGGTCTTTCACGTGCTTCATTTATTCTAGGTATATAGATATTTCAGTCCATCATATATTTCGTGACGCATCCATCAGCAGTTGGCGGGCATGGCGAGGCCGCACTTGCGCGGCAGCGCCATGGCGCGCTTCACGTCGATCTTGTAGAACCTCACCCACATGGCGCCGACGTTCTTGTACCGGCAGAGGCACGGCAGGTCGGCCCCCGCCAGCGCCGCGCAGCAGTCGGCGGACGGCGCGTCCGTCGGGTTGCGGATGGCCGCCGCCGGCTGGCACGCGCGGATCCCGCCGCTGGAGATGTTGCAGACGCC belongs to Triticum urartu cultivar G1812 chromosome 7, Tu2.1, whole genome shotgun sequence and includes:
- the LOC125522357 gene encoding putative lipid-transfer protein DIR1 — encoded protein: MAKAQSMAALLAVVLVLGASADVAHGVCNISSGGIRACQPAAAIRNPTDAPSADCCAALAGADLPCLCRYKNVGAMWVRFYKIDVKRAMALPRKCGLAMPANC